A region of the Legionella sp. PATHC035 genome:
TGATATTTTTTTCGGGTAATTGCTGCAATAAGTATTCTTTTCCAATTCATTCCTATTACTGGCCAAAATGAATGCGATGCGAAATGATACCCTCAAAAATTCAAGTTGGCGAGGCACTTTTCCAGGTTAGGCGGGTATTGTTATCGGAATCAGCGAAAATAATTTATGTTGCTCGTAAAATTTCGATAAACTGCCCGCCATAGATTCTTGCAATCGGTTATCAATACTTGAGGATGAATTTAATTTGTTAAGAATTAATTGAATTGCTAGCTGAATCCAGTCTATGCCCAGTAATTCTTTAGCCATCAATTCCTGATTAAAATGCCAAAAGTGAAGGCAACAACTTGCTGCAAAAATCCAGCAGTATTGTTCTGCTAAGCGAAATGCTGCCAAGCTGCGGGGGTCAAATTGTTTTTGTTCATGCAAAGAAACAATGTCGCGATCGAGTCGAGTAAGCTCAGCACGAATTGCATGAATCAGGGGATTGATGGGTTCCGATTTTAATACGGATAAACCTGCTAAAATATCGTCTTCTGCATGCGTAAAAAGGCTTAGGCGAGCTAGAGAAAATTCGGAGCAAACATCATTAAGACTAAAAATAGACTCCAGCTGGTGTAACTGACTTGGAAGGCAACTTCCCCTCATCCTTGCTTGTGGTAATAAACTTCCGGCAATCACCGATAAATTAACTTGACTACTCCCATCAAATAAACCAATTACTGAGATATCCCGTCTGATTTTCTGAAACATGGCCCACTCGGTTGTACGCAAATAAGCCCGAGCTCCCATTACTATGCTGCATTCCTCGACAATTTCTTCCGTTATTTTAGGAATGAGAAATTTAATAATAGCCGACCAAAAAGAGAGTTGTTGAGGCCTTACCGAGCATGCACGAGCCACAGCTAAAGCGGTGCAATCGGCAATGAGTAATTGCGTAAACTGTTCACCTAGCCGTTGTTTTACCGCCGGAATTTCATAGGCAGCCTTACCATATATTAGCCTTTGCAGGCTAAAAGACAGTGCCAACCGTAATGCGGTATCTGCAGCGCCTACAGAAAAAGAAGCACATAAGGTTCGTGAAACCTGCAATGTTTTATAGATAATTTCTAGCCCGCGTTGTTTATTACCAACTAATGCATCTTGGGGCAAAAAAACCTGTTCTAAAGAAAAACCACTAATATCCAACCCTCTCACCCCATGCGTGGGAAGCTTAGGGGTTGGCATGAAACCGGATGGTATTTTGGATTTATTCAGAAAAAAAACCGAGAAGCCTAGAGGCCCTCCCCGTTCATGAGTTCGACAAAGAAGGGTAATATTTTCCCCCTGAGTAGCAAAATTAATGCACCATTTCCTTCCGGATAATTCCCACCCGTTCAGAGAAGGTTGGGCTTCGACCTCATTTGCCATAATATCCGAACCATGTTCTTCCTCAGTCAACGCACATGCCGTAATTTCACCACGTCGAAAAGATGCCGCCAGCTCTTTTTTCTGTTGCTCATTTCCTGCTATCCAAAGGGGTAAAGCACCAAGGAATGGCAATCCTAGGGCTATGCCTGTAGTTAAATCGCGTCTACATATTGATTTAACTAAAAAATATCCCACATCAAGCGAATTAAACTTCCCACCAAGAGACTGAGGAATGAGATAATCCATAAAACCCCATTGCTGAATCTGCTTGATTTGCTTCCAGGCAAGCTGCTCCTGCTCATCGTAGTGTAAGCTTTCTTCAAAATTGATCGGGCTATCTTGGTGTTCAGGATTGCCTAAATAGCTCTCAAACGAATGAATTAATTGCAGTAAATCGTGGTAAGAAGACATGATGATCCTTACTAAATTGTAGCGCGTGATACCCTAGCCCCTGCCCCTCTCCCGAAACGGGAGAGGGGATTTTCACGCTTCCCTTCGCCCCTGTGGGGAGAGGGTGCCCGCCAGGGCGGATGAGGGGTTCCATTTATCTGTTATTGCTCAAA
Encoded here:
- a CDS encoding acyl-CoA dehydrogenase; the protein is MSSYHDLLQLIHSFESYLGNPEHQDSPINFEESLHYDEQEQLAWKQIKQIQQWGFMDYLIPQSLGGKFNSLDVGYFLVKSICRRDLTTGIALGLPFLGALPLWIAGNEQQKKELAASFRRGEITACALTEEEHGSDIMANEVEAQPSLNGWELSGRKWCINFATQGENITLLCRTHERGGPLGFSVFFLNKSKIPSGFMPTPKLPTHGVRGLDISGFSLEQVFLPQDALVGNKQRGLEIIYKTLQVSRTLCASFSVGAADTALRLALSFSLQRLIYGKAAYEIPAVKQRLGEQFTQLLIADCTALAVARACSVRPQQLSFWSAIIKFLIPKITEEIVEECSIVMGARAYLRTTEWAMFQKIRRDISVIGLFDGSSQVNLSVIAGSLLPQARMRGSCLPSQLHQLESIFSLNDVCSEFSLARLSLFTHAEDDILAGLSVLKSEPINPLIHAIRAELTRLDRDIVSLHEQKQFDPRSLAAFRLAEQYCWIFAASCCLHFWHFNQELMAKELLGIDWIQLAIQLILNKLNSSSSIDNRLQESMAGSLSKFYEQHKLFSLIPITIPA